The Phycisphaeraceae bacterium genome segment CCTCCTGTCTGGGGATGACCGGCAGTAGCCGGACACCCTCGGTGGCGTGGGTCAGTCCTTCGCGTCCTGCGCCGATTGCTCGATTCCATTGCCGAGGCTCTTCACGTCCTTGCCAAAGCCCTCGGTCGTGTTGCACGAGCACAGAAACAGCATCGCCAGTACGGCCGCCAAGAGCCCGACCGCCCGCGATGAGGTCTGCTGCGACGTGATGATTCGGGTCATCGAGGAACTCCTTGGCTGGAAACGGTTGTGGGGATGAGCGGGATACCTGCTGGCCCATCCCGTTGGCAGCCAGTCCGGGGTGCACTAGGTTCCCGCGCCGCCGGGCGATCTTGATGGAACAA includes the following:
- a CDS encoding entericidin A/B family lipoprotein, producing MLFLCSCNTTEGFGKDVKSLGNGIEQSAQDAKD